The nucleotide sequence GGTGGCGTCGAGATCGACGGTCCGGAAGTCCGGGCGTAGGCAGCCGCCGAGCGCGAGGACGGACGGGAGAGCCAGGAGGAATGCGCGCCGCTGCATCGCCATCGCCGTTGTAGGAACCTCGGCGGTAATTAAGGGCACATGGTTAACGAATGCTGATCCGCCCGGCGGGAGGCGCGAATTCCCGTCTGGCCAAGCAGCGCGCTGTCTCGAATGCAGGCGCAGTGCGAAGCAAGACCTTAACGCGACGTCAACCTTAACTGCCTCAATTGACGCGAGACGGGTGGATCAGCCCGATTCCGCGTCCTGACTTCGTAAAGACTGCCCATGCCGCGCCTCAGGCTGTCGACCGATCCGTCTCTTCCGCCATCCGGTGGGCCCGGTGGGCCCGGAGACGGGCTGGCGATCGCGCAGATTGCCGGTGTCCTGCGCCGTTCCTGGGCCTGGATCGCCGTTCCCACCCTGGTGGCCGTGCTCGGTGCCGGTGTGTTCGTGCAGGTGGTGACCCCGCGCTATACCGGCGAGGCCAAGGTTCTCCTGGAGAGTCGCGATCCCGCCTTCACCCGCACCGCTGCAGAGCGGACGGATCAGCCCCTGCCGATCGATGAGCAGGCCGTGGCGAGCCAGGTGCAGGTGGCGATGTCGCGCGATCTCGCCCGCGAGGCGATCCGCAGCCTGAAACTCGTCGGCAACCCGGAATTCGACCCGGAGGCCGAGGGGACCTCCGCGATCCGGCGCACGCTGATGATGCTCGGCCTCGTCTCGGCGCCGATGGAGCGGCCGTCCGAGGACCGCATCCTCGACACCTATCTCGATCACCTGCTGGTCTATCCCGTCGGCAAATCGCGCATCCTCGCCGTCGAGTTCCGCTCGCGTGATCCCGAACTCGCCGCGCGGGGCGCCAACACGGTGGCCGACCTCTACCTCGCCTCGCTGGAGGCAGCCTCGGTCGATACGGCGCGCTACGCCTCGACCTGGCTCGGCAACAACATCGCGACCCTGCGCGCCCGCGTGGCCGAGGCCGAGGCGAAGGTCGAAGCGTTCCGGGCCAAGCACGGCCTGATCGGCACGGGCAGCAACGCGACCGCGCAGCCGCTCTCGACCCAGCAGCTCTCCGAATTGTCGAGCCAGCTCTCGCAGGCTCGCACGATCCAGGCGGACCTGACCGCCCGCGCCAAGCTCCTCAAGGACATGATCAAGGAGGGCCGTGCCTTCGAGATCCCGGACGTGGCCAACAACGAGCTGATCCGGCGCACGGTCGAAAGCCGCATGGCGATGCGCGCGCAACTCGCCCTCGAATCGCGCACGCTGCTTCCGGCCCATCCTCGCATCAAGGAATTGACCGCCCAGGTCCAGGATCTCGAAAATCAGATCAAGGCGGCCGCCGAGCGGGTGGTGCGTACGCTCGAGAACGACGCGAAGATCGCGGGCGCTCGGGTCGAGTCCTTGCGGGCTGCGGTCGAGGGGCAGCAGGACGTGGTCGCCAAGGGCAACAGCAGCGAGGTCGAGCTGCGTGCGCTGGAGCGCGAGGCGAAGTCCCAGCGCGAGCAGCTCGAATCCTATCTCGCCCGCTACCGCGAGGCGGCGGCCCGCGACGCCGAGAACGCGAGCCCCGCCAACGCCCGCGTGGTGTCCCGTGCGGTCGTGCCCGATCTGCCGTCCTTCCCGAAGAAGATCCCGGTCATCGCCTTTACGGCGGTGCTCGTCTTCCTGCTCGCCAGCGCGGCCGTGATCGGCCGCCACCTCCTCGCCGCACCGCCCCGCCCGGACGGGGACCGCACCGGCGATGAGGGCGAGCCGGTCTTCGCCGGCGCGGCGAACGATCGTGGGCGCGACTTCTACCCCGAGGCCGAGCCGCCCTCCCGCCGCCGTCCCGCCTACGAGCCGGTCTATGGCGGGGCCTATCCGGCCTCTGCGACGGACCGCTTCGCCCCGGCACTCGCCTTTGCCAACTCTCTGAGGGCGACGGCGACGGTGCAGCACCCGGTCTTCGCCAGCACGGCTCCGATCGGGTCCGGCGCCGCGGAGCGGGGAGCCGCCAAGGGCCAGGACGGGTTCAGCGTGCCCGCGAAATCCTCCGCTTCCTCGACCGATCTGGACGGATTGATCGCTCGACTGGAGGGCGGCGCGAGCAAGATGCGGTCCGCCGGCGAATCGAAGGGCGGCTGCGTGCTCGTGGTCGAAACCCTCCGCGCTGGCGGTACGTCCGGCCTCGCCTCCGACCTCGCCCGCGCGCTCGGTCCGCGCCGTCAAACTCTCTTGGTCGATGTCAACGGCGGCGTCTCCGATCCGTCCATGCCGGGGCTCACTGATCTCGTGGCCGGCGAAGCCGACTTCCTCGACGTGATCCAGCCGGTCCGTGGCTCGCGGCTTCACGCGGTCAAGCGCGGCGCGGCTCCCCTCGACGTGCTGGTGGAGGAGCCGCAAGGCCTCGCCATCGGTCTCAACGCCCTGTCGCAGAGCTACGACTGGGTGCTCTGCCGCCTTGAGGCGGGTGATGGGCAGGAGGCGGCCGAACTGATTCCCGCAGTCGGACCCTGCATGGACTCGATCGTGATCGCCTCCGATGCGGCGGTCGACGACCCCGCCCTCGTCTCCCTCTACCGTCTTGCGCGGGAGACGGGGGTGCGGCAGGTGGTGGTGGCTCGCCACCGCGAGGATGGGGCGCTCGAAGCGCGGCTCGAGGCCACACCGCTGCGCCTCTCCGCCTGAAACGGTCGGTGGCATTCTCCGGTTCAGCGGTTCGCCTGTCCCTCCTCGTCCGCGGCGGTCATCGCCGCGGCCACCCGCAGGGCCCAGAGGTTCGTGCCCAGAAGGGTTACGAACAGAGCGCATGCACCGAACACGGTCGCCGAGAACAGGCCTGGCACGGTACCTCTCCGAGATGCGGCGGTGGTTCCGCCGGCTCTGATCGGAGAGAGACCGGCGGAACCGCCGAGCCTCGCTAGGGGGGCCGCGTGCGACCCGGCACGCTGAACTTGCCTGCTCGACAAGGTTTCTGCTTTAACAAAATTTATGGTTGTGTTCAGGCCGAGCCTATTCGTTCAAGATGTCGAGACCAGAACGAACTCGGCGGACCGCGCTATCTTGCGGTTATGTCTTTGTTTTCGCAGGCTCTTTCACGCGCCGTCGCGATATCTGAGTGTCGCTGCGTCTCCGTGTGTGACAGGGTGACGCAGGCCTCTCTCGCTCCAGTATCGAGCCGAAGCTTTTTGCCAGCTTACCTCATGTCAGAGCGTCTTGCCCATCTTATCCTAAGACAAGATGGGCATTCTCATAATCTAAAGTGCTATATCAGAAAGGTGCGACGGCCTCCGGTTTAGCGATGCTCTAGAACGGCAGCTTCATGCCGGGCGGCAGAGGCAGGCCCTTCGTCAACTCCGCCATCTTCTCCTGAGCCGTCGTCTCGGCTTTGCCACGGGCATCGTTGCAGGCGGCCACGATGAGATCCTCGAGGATCTCACGCTCGTCGGCGACCATCAGGCTCGGATCGATCGAGACGCCGAGCACCTGACCCTTGGCCGTCATCCGCACGCTCACGGCACCGCCGCCGGAGGCTCCCGATACCTCGACCGAGTCGAGTTCCGACTGGAGCGACGCCATCTTCTCCTGCATGGCCTGGGCCTGCTTCATGATGCCCATCAGGTCGCGCATGGGGTCCGCTCCGGTTCGCGTCGAGGAAAAAGTTCGCTTCCCGCACTTAACGTGCCTCACAAAACTCCCGGTCATCGACCGTTCTCGCTCTGGCGAGGACAGCGCAGCGGGAGTTTCGTGAGAGACACTTAGGCGCGGGTAACCGCCCCTGCCAGGGGCGCTGCCGCGTGCGGGCGTCGCCTTGGCGCGTCGTTTTCGTGCGTCGGTCCGGGGCGGCTTGCTCAGGCGTCGTCGTCCTCCGCCTCCTCGGACGGTGGCGCAGCAGGGCCGGTGCCGTCCGCCGCGGTCTCGGCGGCCTCGCCCTCCGGTGCCTTGTCGCGGACATCGACGATCTGGGCGCCGGGGAAGCGCGACAGCACCTCCCGCACGAGCGGGTGCGCGGCCGCGTTCTGGTGGCGGGTCTCCTCGGCGGCCCGCGAATCTTCCGCCAGCGTCGGCGCACCCTTCTCCTTCGAGAGCGCAACGAGCCAGCGCCGCCCGGTCCAGGCATCGAGTGCCCGGGCGAGGTCGGTCGGAAGGCTCTGGCGCCCGCCGGGGGCGAGGCGGAACTCGATCCGTCCCTCCTCGAAGCGCACGAGATGCACGTCGCGCTCCAGCGCCACCTTCAGGGCGATGTCTCGGGCGGCCTCGGCCTGGGCGACAACGTCCTCGAAACGCCCGAGCCGCGGGCCGGCGGGCACCGCCGGGGCCGGGCGCGGTGCCGCTTCGGCGGCGGCGGAGCTGACGGGGACGGAGGCCAGGGCCGGCCGGGGCGATGGCTGCGGCGCGGGCGGCGCCATCTGCAGCGCCGCCGAGCCGTGGGATGCCATCGCGCCGCCGCCGTCGCGCCCGAGACTCGGCCGGCCCCCGCCGCCTTCCGAGGCCGCCACATCGGCGCGGAGCTGTCGCAGGGCTTCGTCGGGAGTCGGCAGGTCGGCGGCGTAGGCGAGCCGCACGATCGCCATCTCGGCCGCCGCGAGCGGGCGGGGGGCGGCCTGCACTTCGGGCAGCGCCTTGAGCAGGATCTGCCACGCCCGCGACAGCGCCCGCACCGGCAGGCGCGCGGCGAACTGGGCGCCGCGCACCCGCTCGGCCTCGCTCAAGGTCGGGTCGGATTCGGCCCCCGGCACCAGCTTGAGGCGGGTAACGAGATGGGTGAAGCCGGCGAGATCCGACAGCACCACCGCCGGATCGGCCCCCGCATCGTACTGGGCACGGATCTCGGCGAAGGCGGCCGGCACGTCGCCGCGCATCGCCGCTTCGAACAGATCGACGATGCGCGAGCGGTCGGCGAGCCCGAGCATGTCGCGCACGCCCGCCGCCGTCACAGCGCCGGCCCCATGGGCGATGGCCTGATCGAGTAGCGAGAGCGCGTCGCGCACCGAGCCCTCGGCGGCGCGGGTGACGGCGGCGAGCGCCTCCGCCTCGGCCTCCACGCCTTCGGCGGCGCAGATCTTCTTCAGGTGGGCGGAGAGCACGTCGGCCTCGACCCGGCGCAGGTCGAAGCGCTGGCAGCGCGACAGGATCGTCACCGGGACCTTGCGGATCTCGGTGGTCGCGAACACGAACTTGGCATGGGGCGGCGGCTCCTCCAGCGTCTTCAGGAAGGCGTTGAACGCCTTCTCGGAGAGCATGTGGACCTCGTCGACGATGTAGACCTTGTAGCGGGCCGAGACCGGCGAATAGCGGATGCCGTCGATGATGCCGCGCACGTCATCGATGCCGGTATGCGAGGCGGCGTCCATCTCCAGCACGTCCATATGCCGGGATTCCATGATCGCCTGACAGTGCTGGCCGAGTTCCGGCATCGACACGGTGGGGCCGGTATCCGGCTCGCCGGTGCGCAGGTAGTTGAGGCCGCGGGCGAGGATGCGGGCGGTGGTGGTCTTGCCGACGCCGCGCACGCCCGTGAGCATCCAGGCCTGCGGGATGCGGTTGGCGGAAAACGCGTTGGCCAGCGTGCGCACCATGGCGCCCTGGCCGATCAGGTCGTCGAAGGTCTGGGGACGATACTTGCGCGCCAGCACCCGGTAGGGCGTCGCGGCCGTGGCGATGGGCATGCCGGGCAGGCCCGGCTCGTCGGTGAGCGTGCCGTGCGTCTCGTCCATGCCGCCGTTCGAATTTTCGGAAAGAGGCCGGGCCGTCCGGCGTCAAGCGGACGGCGAAGGTGGGAGGCTGGACAAAGACCCGCTCGGTCTCGTTAGGGCTGCTTCCTTCCGGACCTGACCCGGTTGGCGAGTGAAACGTCCCTCGCCAACCTCCCGCGCCGTATATGACGGTCCGCGCAGCGGGATGCAAGCGGGTTGCCCCGCCGGATCGGCTTGGCCATGCTTCCCCGATACGAAGGGAGGGACCATGCGGACGACCACGATCGTTCTCACCGCGCTCGCCGGCCTGACGATGCCCGCCGCGGCGCAGGAGCCGGCCCAGGAAGGGGCTCCCAAAGATTGGCAGGGCCGCTACCGCTACGAGCACGCCGCAGGGCGGACGGCCGGCGGTACGGGAATCGTCGTGAATTACGACCTCGTGCTGCGGCCCCCGGATGTTCGCAACGGCTGTGTTCTCACCCGGCGCGGCTTTCAGGCGGACGAGACGATTCGTTGTCTAACCCGCCGCGAGGGGCAGGATCTGACCGTGGCGTTCCACCGTTACGGCGATGGCGAGACGGTCAACCGATACGGGGTGGCCGTCTACAAGCCGGGCCAGCCACTGTTCACCCTTGCGAAAGCGGGCAAGCTCGTCACCCGCTGGCAGGGACTGAAGCCGGATGGCGAAGGTGTGGCCGAAAGCGGCGTCTTCTTCGCCAGGGTGCGGTAGCTCCGGAGAGGCGGGCGCCCCGGAGCCGCGGCCTCACTCGGCCTTGCGCTTCACGATCTCCATCGTCTTCGGATCGAGCTTGAGATCGAACTGCTTGCCGTTGGCGTCGATGGCGTCGTCCACCTCGATCATGCCGTCGTCGAGCTCGATCTCCTTCCACTTGGTGAAGCCCTCCTTCTTCAGGATGTCCTCGACCTTGGTCTGCTGCTCGGGTGGCAGCTTCTGGTCGGCGAGCGCTGGGCCGGCGAGCAGGGCGAGGCCGAGCGCAGCGGCAGCGAGCGGGCGGACGAACATGAGAAGACTCCTTCGGCAGATGGGTAACCGGCGAACGATTTTGTTTCGCCGGTGGTTCCTGCCGCCTTGGCCGTACCGGCGCGGCAGGTGCCTGTGAACAGGCGAGCACCCTGTCGGAGCGACGAACCGAACCTGCCGGTCCGTAACGCCACGCTCGCAATTGCCAGCGCGCGAAGTGCCGCCTAGGCTGCAACCTCCGCGTTTGGAGCCTCTCGACACCATGGTCACGCGCGTCGCCACCGTCGCCTTCGAGGGAATCGAGGCGCGCGCCGTCGACGTGCAGGTGCAGATCGCCCCCGGCGCCGTCGCCTTCACCCTCGTCGGCCTGCCCGACAAAGCGGTGGCGGAATCGCGCGAGCGGGTGCGCTCGGCGCTGATCGCCTCGGGGCTGGCCCTGCCGGCCAAGCGCATCACCTGCAACCTCGCGCCCGCCGACCTGCCGAAGGAGGGTTCGCATTACGACCTGCCGATCGCGCTCGCGGTGATGGGTGCCATCGGCGCGCTGCCGGCGGACGCGCTGGGCGGCTACTGCGTGCTCGGCGAACTGGCGCTCGACGGCTCGATCACCGCAGTGGCCGGCGTGCTGCCTGCGGCGATGGCGGCCAATGGCCGGGGGCTTGGCCTGATCTGCCCGGCGGCGACCGGCCCGGAGGCGGCTTGGGCCGCGGGCGACATGGACGTGCTGGCGCCGCGCTCGCTGATCCAGCTCGCCAACCACTTCAAGGGCAGCCAAGTGATGGCCCGGCCTCAGCCCGCGGTGGCAGCAATCGCCGGTCCGATGCCGGATCTGCGCGACATCAAGGGGCAGGAGGGTGCCAAGCGGGCGCTCGAGATCGCCGCCGCCGGCGGCCACAACCTGCTGATGAACGGCCCGCCCGGAGCCGGCAAGTCGATGCTCGCCGCGCGTCTCCCCTCGATCCTGCCGCCGCTCGGGCCCCGCGAACTGCTCGAAGTCTCGATGATCCAGTCGGTCGCGGGTGAGCTGAAGGGCGGCGCACTCTCGAACCGGCGCCCCTTCCGCCAGCCGCACCATTCCGCCTCCATGGCCGCGCTGGTCGGCGGCGGCCTCAATGCCCGTCCGGGCGAGGCCTCGCTCGCCCATGGCGGCGTGCTGTTCCTCGACGAATTGCCCGAGTTCACGCCCCAGGTGCTCGATTCCCTGCGCCAGCCGATGGAGACGGGTGAGATCATGATCGCGCGGGCCAACCACCGCGTGACCTACCCGGCCCGTTTCCAACTCGTGGCGGCGATGAACCCCTGCCGCTGCGGCCTAGCCCTGGAGCCGGGCTACGCCTGCCGCCGGGGGCCGAACGAGCGCTGCGTGGCGCAGTACGGCGCGCGGATCTCCGGGCCGCTGCTCGACCGGATCGATCTGCGCATCGAGGTCGCGGCCGTGACCGCCGCCGACCTGATCCTGCCGCCGCCCGTGGAGGGATCGGCCGAGGCCGCCGCGCGGGTCGCCGCCGCCCGCGCGCTCCAAAGCACGCGATACGCTGCCCTCGGCCTGCCCGCGGCGACGACCAACGCGACCTGCCCGGCGACCGTGATCGAGACCGCCGCCACGCCCGATGCCGAGGGGGCGGCGCTGATCCGCCACGCGGCCGAGACCATGCGGCTCTCCGCCCGCGGCTTCCACCGCACGCTGCGCGTCGCCCGCACGCTGGCCGACCTCGACGGCGAGGCCCAGGTGCGGCGGCTGCATCTGGCCGAGGCGCTGTCCTACCGGGCGCGGGGCGAGCGGCCGGCAGCCGCGGCCTGATCGGTCCCGCGCACAACTGCCCATTGCCACGCCTCGTCGCCGGGCACATAGTCGCCGACAATCCAACAGGGGCGGCCGGCTCGCCGGAACAGACCCCGCGCGAGGGAGCGGGCGGGTGGCGCACGGCACGCAGATGCGCGGGCATCTGTGCGGAATCCAGACGGCCTGGACGGAGGCGGGCGACGCCGCGGGCGCGGTCGCAGCCGTGGCGGAGGTCCTCGACCGGGCGGCGATCGGCCACCTCATCGTGTTCTTCTCGCCGGCCTACGACGCGGACGCCCTCGCTGGGGCGCTCGCCGCGCAGCTTCCCGGTATCGGGATCACCGGCTGCTCCACCTCCGGCGGGATCAGCCCGGCGGGCTCGATCGATCGCGGCCTCGTTGCCATCGCCTTTCCGCGGCAGGGCTTCCGCATCGTCTCGGGCCTCCTCACCGACATCGCCCGGCTCGATGTCGAGGGGGCGGCCACGACCGTGCGGGCCCTGCGCCGCACCCTCGACGGCGGACGGCCGGACGGCGGCAGCGGCCACCGCTTCGCCCTGTCCCTGATCGACTCGTTCGCCAATGCCGAGGAGACCGTGGTCTCGGCCGTCGCCTGGGCGCTCGACGGCATCCCGCTGATCGGCGGCTCGGCCGGCGACGACCTCGCCTTCCGCAGCACGGTGCTGATCCACGAGGGCCAAGTGTGCCGCGAGGCGGCGGTGATCCTGCTGGTCGAGACCGATTTCCCGATCCGCATCTTCAAGAGCGACAATTTCGAGCCGACCAACCGCAAGTTCGTCGTCACCGCCGCCCGCGAGGACGAGCGGCGCGTCACCGAGCTCAATGCCGAGCCGGCGGCGCGCGAATACGCCATGGCGGTCGGGCTCGACCCGGAAAACCTCTCGGCGATGTCCTTTGCCGCCTATCCGCTCGCGGTGAAGATCGGCGGCGAGTATTACTGCCGCTCGATCAGCCGGGTGGAGCCGGACGGCTCGATGACCTTCTTCTGCGCCATCGGCGAGGGCGTGGTGCTGACGTTGGCTCAGCCCCGCGACATCGTCGAGGCGACGCGGGCCGAACTCGAAAGCCTCGACGCATCGCTCGGCGGGCTCGATCTCGTGATCGGCTTCGACTGCGTGTTCCGCCGGCTCGATGCCGAGAGCCGGCAGGTGCGCCACCGCATCGCCGACCTGTACCGGCGCTACGGCGTCGTCGGCTTCGAGACCTACGGCGAGCAGTACCGCTCGATGCACCTGAATCAGACGTTTACCGGCATCGCCATCGGCCGGGCCGAGGGTGCGGTGGGCCGGCCGGTGAAGCGTGGGACGTGAAGAGCGCGCGATGAACCGCCCGACCCTCTGGGAGGAGCCGCCGCCCGAGCCGCAGACCGTCGAGGCTCTGACGCGCCGCGTGGCCAAGCTCGAGCGCATCAACGCGGCTCTGATGACCCATGTCGAGCGCACCATGGATCAGCAGGGCGGCGCCTACTCGCTGTTCCAGAACGCGATCATGCTGGAGGGCCGCGTCCGCGCCCGCACGGAGGAACTCACCGCGCTGATGCGCAGCCTTGAGCGCTCGAACGCGGCATTGCAGGCGGCCAAGGAAGAGGCCGAGACCGCCAACCGCTCGAAGACGCGCTTCCTGGCCGCCGCCAGCCACGACCTGCTCCAGCCCCTCAACGCCGCCCGCCTCTCGCTCTCGGCGCTGACCGACCTCGCGCCGGGGCCGGAGGCGAAGGCGGTCGCCCGGCAGGTCGAGCGCGGGTTGGAGACGATCGAGGATCTGATCAAGGCGCTCATCGACATCTCGAAGCTCGATGCCGGCATCGTGCGCCCGGTGGTCAAGCCCGTACGGCTCGCCGATCTCGTCGCCGGGATCGAGGCGAGCTTCCGGCCGTTCGCCGAGCGCAAGGAGCTGCGCCTCGTCACCCGCTGCACCGACCTCGTGGTGGAGACCGACGGGATCCTGCTCCAGCGCATCCTGCAGAACCTCGTCTCCAACGCGATCCGCTACACCGAGAGCGGCGGCGTGCTGATCGCGGCGCGGCGGCGCGAAAAACGCTGCCGCATCGACGTGGTCGATACCGGCTGCGGCATTCCCGAGAGCGAGCGGACCCTGGTCTTCGAGGAGTTCTTCCGCGGCGCCCGTGAGGGGGATGACGGCGGGATCGGCCTCGGGCTCGGCCTGTCGATCGTGCAGCGCATGGCCTCGACGCTGGATCACACCGTCGAACTGCATTCCCGCGCCGGCCACGGCACGCGCCTCAGCCTGACCCTGCCTCTGGCCACGCAGCGCCCGGAGGCGCGGGTGCCCCTCGCGCCGCTGGCGACCGCCCTGACCGGTGCGCGGGTGCTGGCGATCGAGAACGACGCCTCGACGGCCGAGGCGCTGCAGCGGCTCCTGCGCAGTTGGGATGCCGAGGTGCAGGTGTTTCGCGATCTCGCCGGCGTCGTCGCGGCGCTCGGCGCCGGGCTGGCGCGGCCGGACGTGATGGTGATCGACTACCACCTCGACAACGGCGCCTGCGGCCTCGACGTGGTCGATTACCTGCGGCGCAACCGGGGCTGGGTGACGCCGGTGATCCTCACCACCGCCGACCATGGCGCCGACATCGCCGCCCGCGCCCAGGCCACGGGGGCGGAACTCGTCCACAAGCCGATCAAGCCGGCGCAGCTTCGCTCACTGTTGGCCTACATGCTGGCGTGAGCGTGGAGCGGATCAGAGCGCGCTGAAGCGCCGCTCGCCTATGAGCCGGTCGCGGGCGCGGGCGACGAGGGCGGGGCGGATACGGGCGACATCCTCGCCATCGAGGAGCGGCGAGCCGGCGAGCGCGCCGAGATAGGCTTCCTCCCGATCCCGGCAGGTGGTGACCGCCTTCGTCGCGGCAAAGCTCCGGCTCATGGTGCGGACCTGCTCCAAAAAGGCCTCGTCGAGACAGGTCTGCCACGCGGCGTGGCGCGCGCCTTCCGGGCTCTCAGCCCGCGCAGGGGCCACGGCGAGAAGGGCGAAGACGGGAAGGCTGGCGAGGAGGACGCGACGCATGGGACGAGAGGACCCTGGGACGGCGAACCTGAGGCACGGACGGAGTTTTCCGGGGCGGGGCTCGCTCGCGGAAACCTCTCGTCAACCTTGGTCGCTAGCCCGTTAAAGTCCCCTAACGCACGAGATGCGGGTCCGGTCCCGATTTGGGACCGGCAAAGTGCGCCTCAGCGGTTGGCCGCCGTCAGCGGGGAGGCGTCACGGCCGAGCGCCATCCAGCCCACGGCCTCCTGGCTCTCGCGCTTGACGAAGGTGTAGCCGGTCTGGGTCCAGGGCAGCACCGCGTTGGTTTTGTTGTCGAGGATCAGGTCGCCGCGGTTGGTGATGAGCGTGAGCACCGCGTGGCCCTCGCCCTTCTCGTCGATTACCACGGTCATCCGCATCGCCCGGCGCGGCAAGCCGGCCTCGACCAGCAGGCGGCGCTTGAGGAGCTGGAAGTCCTCGCAGTCGCCGCGGCCGTCCTCGGCGAGGTCCCAGCGGTCGGCGGAGCGCCAATGCTCCTGATCGGTCACCGCCTCGACTGCCCGGTTGATCCGGCGGTTGACCGCATTGATCGTCTGCCACAGCGCCGACGTCAGGACGATGGTGGCCGGCTCGGTGCGATCGACCGCGCACTCGGCGGCATAGCGCTCGCAGAACTCGGCCCAGGCGGCGATCGGCCGGGCCGGGCCGGTCGTCACCGCCGACAGGCTCATCGCGGGGAGCGCGGCCGTCGGTTGCGCGGCGGCCTGCGGCGCAGGGGCGGTGAGGAGGGCCCCGGCCAGGGCGAGACCCGCGACCCGGCCAGTCGCGAAGGAGCGGGCGGGCCGGACGACACAGAGCTTGGAGAACGCGATACGCATGGCCCTGACCGAGCAGTTAAGCTTCCGTTAATGAAGCTCTCACAGCCGACCGCCGGCCGCAATCGCCGGGTTAAAAATCGGTTAACGCGATCCGTCGCATTTGAGCGACCTGCACCGGAGCGTCCGACCCGGCTGCGCGGCCCGCTCGGTGTCTCTCACAAAACTCCCGCCGCGCTGTTCTCGTCAGAGCGAGAACGGCCGGTGACCGGGAGTTTGGTGAGGTACTCGAAGGGAAACAGGTCTGCCGCACCGTCACCGGACGCGGTGGCCCGGTCGGCACGGCACCTGCTAGGCTCGGATCTTATCCTTTGATCCGCAAAGCCTTCCGATGACGAGCGAACCGACTCCCGCCGAGCTTGTGCAGCCCACCGATCGCGGTCCGCCGGTGATCCGCACGGTGGCGATGCCGACCGACACGAACCCGGCCGGCGATATCTTCGGCGGCTGGCTGATGGCGCATATGGACATGGCCGCGGGCAACGTTGCCGCGCGCCGGGCGCGAGGGCGCTGCGCCACGATCTCGGCGGAGGCGATGACCTTCCACCGGCCGGTCTTCGTCGGCGACGAGGTGAGCTTCTACGCCTGGATCGTGAAGACCGGCCGCACCTCGATGGGCATCCAGGTCGAGGTCTGGCGCCGGGAGCGGGAGGGCGAGGACACGACGAAGGTGACGGAAGGATTCTTCACCTTCGTCGCCATCGGGCCGGACCGGCGGCCGCGGCCGATTCCGGAGGCGCGGTAGTTCGAGCGCAGCCCGGCTGCGTGCCGAGCGCGCGGACCGGGCGTCAGTGCATCGTCAGCGTGGTGAGCCGACGCGCGCCCGAATGCTGGTGCAGGAAGGCGCTCATCTCGGCGAGCACCGGCGCCTTGCGGCGGAAGCTGACGGAGAGCGCGAGCAGCGTGTCGGAATGGTCGAGGCCTTCGTAGACCCGTTCCTGCACCGGCACGCGGGCGGTGCGCAGGATTGCAGCGAGGCTCGCCGTGTTGCGCGGCTTCACCACGGTATCCCGGTCGCCGGTGGCGAGGAAGGTCGGCGGCGAGTGGGCGCCGGCGAAGGAGACCGGCTGCGTCGCCTCTGGGTCGGGCGCCTGCCCGAACACCTCGATCGAGGTCTTCTGGTCGAAGGGCAGGAAGTCGTAGGGGCCCGATAGCCCGGCCACCGCCCGCACGGATCGCGGATCGACGCCGGCCTGGCGCAGATATTCCGGGTCGAGCCCGAGCATCGCCGCGTTGTAGGCCCCCGCCGAGTGGCCGGCGAGGACGATCCGGTTCGGATCA is from Methylorubrum sp. B1-46 and encodes:
- a CDS encoding YifB family Mg chelatase-like AAA ATPase produces the protein MVTRVATVAFEGIEARAVDVQVQIAPGAVAFTLVGLPDKAVAESRERVRSALIASGLALPAKRITCNLAPADLPKEGSHYDLPIALAVMGAIGALPADALGGYCVLGELALDGSITAVAGVLPAAMAANGRGLGLICPAATGPEAAWAAGDMDVLAPRSLIQLANHFKGSQVMARPQPAVAAIAGPMPDLRDIKGQEGAKRALEIAAAGGHNLLMNGPPGAGKSMLAARLPSILPPLGPRELLEVSMIQSVAGELKGGALSNRRPFRQPHHSASMAALVGGGLNARPGEASLAHGGVLFLDELPEFTPQVLDSLRQPMETGEIMIARANHRVTYPARFQLVAAMNPCRCGLALEPGYACRRGPNERCVAQYGARISGPLLDRIDLRIEVAAVTAADLILPPPVEGSAEAAARVAAARALQSTRYAALGLPAATTNATCPATVIETAATPDAEGAALIRHAAETMRLSARGFHRTLRVARTLADLDGEAQVRRLHLAEALSYRARGERPAAAA
- a CDS encoding FIST N-terminal domain-containing protein, which encodes MAHGTQMRGHLCGIQTAWTEAGDAAGAVAAVAEVLDRAAIGHLIVFFSPAYDADALAGALAAQLPGIGITGCSTSGGISPAGSIDRGLVAIAFPRQGFRIVSGLLTDIARLDVEGAATTVRALRRTLDGGRPDGGSGHRFALSLIDSFANAEETVVSAVAWALDGIPLIGGSAGDDLAFRSTVLIHEGQVCREAAVILLVETDFPIRIFKSDNFEPTNRKFVVTAAREDERRVTELNAEPAAREYAMAVGLDPENLSAMSFAAYPLAVKIGGEYYCRSISRVEPDGSMTFFCAIGEGVVLTLAQPRDIVEATRAELESLDASLGGLDLVIGFDCVFRRLDAESRQVRHRIADLYRRYGVVGFETYGEQYRSMHLNQTFTGIAIGRAEGAVGRPVKRGT
- a CDS encoding hybrid sensor histidine kinase/response regulator, whose amino-acid sequence is MNRPTLWEEPPPEPQTVEALTRRVAKLERINAALMTHVERTMDQQGGAYSLFQNAIMLEGRVRARTEELTALMRSLERSNAALQAAKEEAETANRSKTRFLAAASHDLLQPLNAARLSLSALTDLAPGPEAKAVARQVERGLETIEDLIKALIDISKLDAGIVRPVVKPVRLADLVAGIEASFRPFAERKELRLVTRCTDLVVETDGILLQRILQNLVSNAIRYTESGGVLIAARRREKRCRIDVVDTGCGIPESERTLVFEEFFRGAREGDDGGIGLGLGLSIVQRMASTLDHTVELHSRAGHGTRLSLTLPLATQRPEARVPLAPLATALTGARVLAIENDASTAEALQRLLRSWDAEVQVFRDLAGVVAALGAGLARPDVMVIDYHLDNGACGLDVVDYLRRNRGWVTPVILTTADHGADIAARAQATGAELVHKPIKPAQLRSLLAYMLA
- a CDS encoding transglutaminase-like cysteine peptidase translates to MRIAFSKLCVVRPARSFATGRVAGLALAGALLTAPAPQAAAQPTAALPAMSLSAVTTGPARPIAAWAEFCERYAAECAVDRTEPATIVLTSALWQTINAVNRRINRAVEAVTDQEHWRSADRWDLAEDGRGDCEDFQLLKRRLLVEAGLPRRAMRMTVVIDEKGEGHAVLTLITNRGDLILDNKTNAVLPWTQTGYTFVKRESQEAVGWMALGRDASPLTAANR
- a CDS encoding acyl-CoA thioesterase, which codes for MTSEPTPAELVQPTDRGPPVIRTVAMPTDTNPAGDIFGGWLMAHMDMAAGNVAARRARGRCATISAEAMTFHRPVFVGDEVSFYAWIVKTGRTSMGIQVEVWRREREGEDTTKVTEGFFTFVAIGPDRRPRPIPEAR
- a CDS encoding alpha/beta hydrolase, which gives rise to MIKAFVSLVSLVCLGLTALGLSGCSPLALFDALGPRDKGGRLAVRDAAYGADPRQRLDVFVPTVPVERAPVLVFFYGGSWSSGSKDDYAFAAQAFAAQGFVTVLPDYRLYPQSRFPDFLKDGAAAIAWVRDNIAAQGGDPNRIVLAGHSAGAYNAAMLGLDPEYLRQAGVDPRSVRAVAGLSGPYDFLPFDQKTSIEVFGQAPDPEATQPVSFAGAHSPPTFLATGDRDTVVKPRNTASLAAILRTARVPVQERVYEGLDHSDTLLALSVSFRRKAPVLAEMSAFLHQHSGARRLTTLTMH